A region of Sulfurimonas sp. DNA encodes the following proteins:
- the tatA gene encoding twin-arginine translocase TatA/TatE family subunit — translation MGMPGGTELLIIFGIIILLFGAKKIPDLAKGLGKGIKNFKSEMKEVDEPEVVTTEAPKKVESGEEVASTEAPKTTTQA, via the coding sequence ATGGGCATGCCTGGTGGAACAGAACTATTAATAATATTTGGAATAATTATACTTTTATTTGGTGCAAAAAAAATACCTGATTTAGCAAAAGGTCTTGGTAAAGGAATAAAAAACTTTAAAAGTGAGATGAAAGAAGTAGATGAGCCAGAAGTTGTAACAACTGAAGCTCCTAAAAAAGTAGAATCAGGCGAAGAAGTTGCATCTACTGAAGCTCCGAAAACTACTACACAAGCATAA
- the gmk gene encoding guanylate kinase — translation MNNNSGAILVLSGPSGAGKSTLLNKIINDIGESYFSISTTTRKIREGEINGVHYHFVSEEEFKQDIDDEFFLEYAFVHGNYYGTSLKPVKKALKVGKLVIFDIDVQGNTVVNNRLGDITTSVFISPPTLSILKYRLEARKTDTQEVIDRRVSMAKKEIQRISEYDYLVINDELEIAAETLRTIAKAARLKVPMQDINEFAQRWEDIEE, via the coding sequence GTGAATAATAATAGCGGAGCAATTTTAGTTCTCTCTGGCCCAAGTGGCGCAGGTAAAAGCACACTTTTAAATAAAATTATAAACGATATTGGAGAATCATATTTTTCAATTTCAACAACAACTCGTAAAATACGCGAAGGTGAAATAAATGGAGTTCATTACCATTTTGTTAGTGAAGAAGAGTTCAAGCAAGATATAGATGATGAGTTTTTTTTAGAGTATGCTTTTGTGCATGGTAACTACTATGGAACATCTCTAAAACCTGTAAAAAAAGCGTTAAAAGTTGGTAAACTTGTTATATTTGATATAGATGTTCAAGGTAATACAGTAGTTAATAATCGTCTTGGTGATATTACAACTTCTGTTTTTATCTCTCCTCCAACACTTTCAATTTTAAAGTACCGTCTTGAAGCTCGTAAAACTGACACCCAAGAAGTGATAGACAGACGAGTAAGTATGGCTAAAAAAGAGATACAAAGGATTAGTGAGTACGACTATTTAGTGATAAATGATGAGTTGGAAATAGCAGCCGAAACATTAAGAACAATTGCTAAAGCGGCAAGACTAAAAGTTCCTATGCAAGATATAAATGAGTTTGCTCAAAGATGGGAAGATATAGAAGAATAA
- a CDS encoding DNA topoisomerase IV has protein sequence MNILLLNDNPVVTKLVTLSAQKTSDKLEIIEDIEDINESICDLFVIDDTFYSEEVMNKVQSKIKYNQSLYICSRDAKEALGFSVVLKKPFLPTDLVELFVTFAQEASTIDLGAIDEKSEEEKLQEIEEELDLKSLDEVEIEGETELDDIKDLDDAIEDEEDIDLELDSDLDELSLDEEDDIGEGVLDKEELQEVQELLEEEDDLEELDEFKTDDLNLDEEELELEDKEELEDDELILDEEELEEELELEDKEELEDDELILDEEELEEELELEDKEELEDDELILDEEELEEELELEDKEELEDDELILDEEELEEELELEDKEELEDDELILDEEELEEELELEDKEELEDDELILDEEELEEELELEDKEELEEVNSEELSNEEVEPTEEPQEELDIEAQIQSAVLELSEEDLESELDADTLLDIAISDIDGLDTLNEKDIKLAIGEEVINEVANESIQDTINEAEAVKEIVESSSDNGTQALKNLLKALSNEDVAASLKGMKISINITIGDK, from the coding sequence GTGAACATATTACTTTTAAATGACAATCCAGTTGTAACTAAACTTGTAACACTAAGTGCACAAAAAACTTCAGATAAACTAGAAATTATAGAAGATATAGAAGATATTAATGAAAGTATATGTGATTTGTTTGTGATAGATGATACTTTTTATAGTGAAGAAGTAATGAATAAGGTTCAAAGTAAAATAAAATACAATCAATCACTCTACATATGTTCAAGAGATGCAAAAGAAGCTTTAGGATTTAGTGTAGTCTTAAAAAAGCCATTTCTACCAACTGACTTAGTAGAACTTTTTGTTACTTTTGCTCAAGAAGCAAGTACAATAGACCTTGGTGCTATAGATGAAAAATCAGAAGAAGAAAAGCTTCAAGAAATTGAAGAAGAATTGGATTTAAAATCTTTAGATGAAGTTGAGATTGAAGGTGAAACTGAGTTAGATGATATTAAAGATTTAGATGATGCAATAGAAGATGAAGAAGATATTGACTTAGAGTTGGATTCTGATCTTGATGAGTTATCTTTAGATGAAGAAGATGATATAGGGGAAGGTGTTTTAGATAAAGAAGAGCTACAGGAAGTACAAGAACTTTTAGAAGAGGAAGATGATTTAGAAGAACTTGATGAATTTAAAACTGATGACTTGAATCTTGATGAAGAAGAGCTTGAACTTGAGGACAAAGAGGAACTTGAAGATGATGAGTTAATCCTTGATGAAGAGGAGCTGGAAGAAGAGCTTGAACTTGAGGACAAAGAGGAACTTGAAGATGATGAGTTAATCCTTGATGAAGAGGAGCTGGAAGAAGAGCTTGAACTTGAGGACAAAGAGGAACTTGAAGATGATGAGTTAATCCTTGATGAAGAGGAGCTGGAAGAAGAGCTTGAACTTGAGGACAAAGAGGAACTTGAAGATGATGAGTTAATCCTTGATGAAGAGGAGCTGGAAGAAGAGCTTGAACTTGAGGACAAAGAGGAACTTGAAGATGATGAGTTAATCCTTGATGAAGAGGAGCTGGAAGAAGAGCTTGAACTTGAGGACAAAGAGGAACTTGAAGATGATGAGTTAATCCTTGATGAAGAGGAGCTGGAAGAAGAGCTTGAACTTGAGGACAAAGAGGAACTTGAAGAAGTAAATTCAGAAGAGTTAAGTAATGAAGAAGTAGAACCTACAGAAGAACCTCAAGAAGAATTAGACATAGAAGCACAAATACAAAGTGCGGTTTTAGAACTTAGTGAAGAAGATTTAGAAAGTGAACTAGATGCAGATACACTTTTAGATATTGCTATCAGTGATATAGATGGATTAGACACATTAAATGAAAAAGATATAAAGCTGGCAATCGGTGAAGAAGTTATTAATGAAGTAGCTAATGAAAGTATACAAGACACAATAAATGAAGCCGAAGCTGTGAAAGAGATAGTTGAAAGTTCTAGTGATAATGGAACACAAGCACTTAAAAACCTTCTTAAAGCTCTTTCAAATGAAGATGTAGCCGCTTCTCTTAAAGGCATGAAAATTAGTATAAATATAACAATAGGCGATAAATAG
- the fliR gene encoding flagellar biosynthetic protein FliR: protein MTWPSIFTDTYIVGFILLFFRFAALFIATPIFSHKNIPPTIKVSMAFFFTIVFYSSMPPLEIEINIASIILAILSELFFGLAIGIILLLSYNVITFAGGIISFMMGFSMASAIDPQSGVSMPIISQFLSLMGLMVLLSIDLHHWMLLYINKSLSAIPLGGFLMTENLFNYIILAASNMLVVGFMIAFPIIALAWLADIIFGMLMKTMPQFNLLVIGFPIKIMVSFMVLIATFASAMLILKTQMQEAFNYLEMLF from the coding sequence ATGACATGGCCTAGTATTTTTACCGATACATATATAGTTGGTTTTATTCTTCTATTTTTTCGTTTTGCCGCACTTTTTATAGCAACACCAATTTTTTCACATAAAAATATTCCTCCAACAATAAAAGTTTCAATGGCTTTTTTCTTTACTATTGTTTTTTACTCATCTATGCCACCTTTAGAGATTGAAATAAATATAGCTAGTATAATTCTTGCGATACTAAGTGAATTATTTTTCGGTTTAGCAATAGGAATAATATTGCTTTTATCTTACAATGTAATAACTTTTGCAGGTGGAATTATATCTTTCATGATGGGTTTTTCAATGGCAAGTGCAATTGATCCACAAAGTGGTGTTTCGATGCCAATTATTTCACAATTTTTGTCTTTGATGGGATTAATGGTTCTTTTATCAATCGACCTTCACCACTGGATGCTACTATACATAAACAAATCATTAAGTGCTATTCCCTTAGGTGGATTTTTAATGACAGAGAATCTTTTTAACTATATAATACTAGCGGCTTCAAACATGCTAGTAGTAGGTTTTATGATAGCTTTTCCAATCATTGCTTTAGCATGGCTCGCAGATATTATATTTGGTATGCTTATGAAGACAATGCCTCAGTTTAATCTACTTGTTATTGGGTTTCCTATTAAGATTATGGTGTCATTCATGGTTCTTATTGCAACCTTTGCTTCTGCAATGTTAATCTTAAAAACACAAATGCAAGAGGCTTTTAATTATTTAGAGATGCTTTTTTAG
- a CDS encoding ABC transporter ATP-binding protein, with the protein MNLLSAKNISHTFEYELFSNLSIELEEKESIAIIGISGSGKSTFLHILSTLLVPDSGSVTIFGEDILSMSKKKLAQMKRDKLGLVFQSHYLFKGFSAFENLEVAAILSNQEIDDELLKKLNIYEGINQKVTELSGGQQQRVSIARVLTKQPRILFVDEPTGNLDKVTANEVMNIFFEYIEKNSAGMVLVTHDEELAFKCKKVYRLENKELIRID; encoded by the coding sequence ATGAATCTATTATCAGCTAAAAATATTTCACATACTTTTGAGTATGAACTATTTTCCAACCTATCAATTGAGTTAGAAGAAAAAGAATCTATTGCCATTATTGGTATTAGTGGAAGTGGTAAATCTACATTTTTGCATATACTCTCAACTCTTTTAGTTCCAGATAGTGGTAGTGTAACTATATTTGGTGAAGATATTTTAAGCATGAGTAAAAAAAAATTAGCTCAGATGAAACGCGATAAGCTTGGCCTTGTTTTTCAATCTCATTATCTTTTTAAAGGTTTTAGTGCTTTTGAAAACTTGGAAGTAGCAGCGATACTATCAAATCAAGAGATTGATGATGAACTTTTAAAAAAATTAAATATTTATGAGGGTATAAATCAAAAAGTAACTGAACTCTCAGGTGGTCAGCAACAAAGAGTTTCTATTGCTAGAGTTTTGACTAAGCAGCCTCGTATTTTATTTGTAGATGAACCAACAGGAAACTTAGATAAAGTAACTGCAAACGAAGTTATGAATATTTTTTTTGAGTATATTGAAAAAAATAGTGCAGGAATGGTACTTGTGACACACGATGAAGAGTTGGCTTTTAAGTGTAAAAAAGTTTATAGACTTGAAAACAAAGAGTTAATCAGGATAGACTAA
- the tsf gene encoding translation elongation factor Ts, whose translation MAVTAAQVKELRAATDAGMMDCKKALVENDGNMEKATAWLKERGIAKAAKKSASRIAAEGLAGLVIAADFSKATIIEINSETDFVAQNEGFQNLVKDSAQEIYDNQPADVEAFNASPFGESFATAVTKIGEKIELRRFSTLNADATTALNGYIHSNSRIAVIITAKCDSEKTAQGMIPFLKQVAMHASAMKPSTLSYKDFDAKYVESETKGRIEALKKENIELARLKKSEKNVPKYISMMQLTDEVIAQAETDIKAKLKEQNKPEKIWDKIVPGQIARFILDNTMLDQEQALLDQQYVLDDKMTVAQATVAAAKALGGTASITEFIRLEVGEGIEKKEDDFAAEVAAQMA comes from the coding sequence ATGGCAGTTACAGCAGCACAAGTTAAAGAACTAAGAGCAGCTACAGATGCTGGTATGATGGACTGTAAAAAAGCGCTTGTTGAAAACGATGGAAACATGGAAAAAGCAACTGCATGGTTAAAAGAAAGAGGTATTGCTAAAGCTGCTAAAAAATCAGCAAGTAGAATTGCTGCTGAAGGTCTTGCAGGATTAGTAATTGCCGCTGATTTTTCTAAAGCAACTATTATAGAGATTAACTCTGAAACTGACTTTGTAGCTCAAAATGAAGGTTTCCAAAATCTTGTAAAAGATTCTGCACAAGAAATTTACGATAATCAACCTGCTGACGTAGAAGCTTTTAATGCTTCTCCTTTTGGTGAATCATTTGCTACAGCTGTAACTAAGATTGGTGAAAAGATTGAACTTCGTCGTTTTTCTACTCTTAATGCTGACGCTACAACTGCACTTAATGGTTACATTCACTCAAACAGCAGAATAGCTGTGATTATCACTGCTAAATGTGATAGCGAAAAGACTGCGCAGGGAATGATTCCATTTCTTAAGCAAGTTGCTATGCATGCATCTGCTATGAAACCTAGTACATTATCTTACAAAGATTTTGATGCTAAGTATGTAGAGAGTGAAACAAAGGGTCGAATTGAAGCTCTTAAAAAAGAGAATATTGAACTAGCTCGTTTAAAAAAATCAGAGAAAAATGTACCTAAATATATCTCTATGATGCAATTAACTGATGAAGTTATTGCTCAAGCTGAGACTGATATAAAAGCTAAATTGAAAGAGCAAAATAAACCAGAAAAAATCTGGGATAAAATTGTACCAGGTCAAATAGCTCGTTTTATCTTAGATAATACAATGCTAGACCAAGAACAAGCTCTACTAGACCAACAATATGTTTTAGATGACAAGATGACAGTTGCACAAGCTACTGTTGCCGCAGCTAAAGCTCTTGGTGGAACGGCTAGTATTACTGAATTTATTCGCCTTGAAGTTGGTGAAGGAATCGAGAAAAAAGAAGACGACTTCGCAGCAGAAGTCGCTGCTCAAATGGCTTAA
- the rpsB gene encoding 30S ribosomal protein S2 — translation MVTMKDLLECGVHFGHQTRRWNPKMKKYIFGVRKNIYIIDLQKTLRYFRNTYTIVMDAAAEGQTVLFVGTKKQARNSVRDAAIACNMPYVDNRWLGGMLTNFPTIQKSIRKLDIISEMQENGQIDLLTKKEALMLTRKKVKLEAYFGGIRNMKKLPDMLFVVDAVKEHIAVLEARCLNIPVVAPLDTNCDPDLITYPIPGNDDAIRSIQLFCREMTAAINEGKALRDAPAEEEQVEEVASEEVAVEAEATEVPAPTKEA, via the coding sequence ATGGTAACTATGAAAGACTTATTAGAATGTGGTGTACACTTTGGACACCAAACTCGTCGTTGGAACCCGAAAATGAAAAAATATATATTCGGTGTTCGTAAAAATATCTATATTATTGATTTACAAAAAACTCTTCGTTATTTCCGTAACACATATACAATCGTTATGGACGCAGCTGCTGAAGGGCAAACTGTATTATTCGTAGGTACTAAAAAACAAGCTCGTAACTCTGTAAGAGATGCAGCAATCGCTTGTAACATGCCTTATGTAGATAACAGATGGTTAGGTGGTATGCTTACTAACTTCCCAACTATTCAAAAATCAATCCGTAAACTTGATATTATTTCTGAGATGCAAGAAAATGGTCAAATTGATTTACTTACGAAAAAAGAAGCTCTAATGCTTACTCGTAAGAAAGTTAAACTTGAAGCATATTTCGGTGGAATTAGAAATATGAAAAAACTTCCAGATATGTTATTTGTTGTAGATGCAGTTAAAGAACACATCGCTGTTTTAGAAGCGAGATGCCTTAATATTCCTGTTGTAGCTCCACTAGACACTAACTGCGATCCAGATTTAATCACTTACCCAATTCCTGGTAATGATGATGCAATCCGTTCAATTCAACTATTTTGTCGTGAAATGACAGCTGCAATTAATGAAGGTAAAGCTCTTAGAGATGCACCTGCAGAAGAAGAGCAAGTAGAAGAAGTTGCGAGTGAAGAAGTAGCAGTAGAAGCTGAGGCAACTGAAGTACCAGCTCCAACAAAGGAAGCGTAG
- the bcp gene encoding thioredoxin-dependent thiol peroxidase — MLKIDEKAPEFCLPNQDDIEICLRDLKGKWIVLYFYPRDNTPGCTTEACEFTDAAPDFSDLDAIILGVSADSTKKHRNFIEKRELGITLLSDEETTMMQEYGVWQLKKNYGKEYMGIVRTTFIINPDGIIKAVFEKVRVKEHVAKVQAELESLKA; from the coding sequence ATGTTAAAAATTGATGAAAAAGCACCGGAATTTTGTCTGCCTAACCAAGATGATATAGAAATATGCTTAAGAGATTTAAAGGGTAAGTGGATTGTTTTATATTTTTACCCAAGAGATAATACTCCTGGATGCACAACTGAAGCTTGTGAGTTTACAGATGCAGCCCCTGATTTTTCAGACCTAGATGCAATTATCTTAGGTGTTAGTGCAGATAGCACAAAAAAACATCGTAATTTCATAGAAAAAAGAGAGTTAGGCATAACGCTATTAAGTGATGAAGAGACTACAATGATGCAAGAGTATGGTGTTTGGCAGTTAAAGAAAAACTATGGAAAAGAGTATATGGGAATTGTTAGAACGACTTTTATAATTAACCCAGATGGAATCATAAAAGCTGTTTTTGAAAAAGTAAGAGTTAAAGAGCATGTTGCAAAAGTTCAAGCAGAGTTAGAGAGTCTAAAAGCTTAA
- a CDS encoding DUF420 domain-containing protein produces MNYMFETGFLGTRAPFFMDLVTLIVSLLPLLVASAIYLARNKKYKLHAYSQVFIFAFSVIVLTYFEIGVRMGGGFDFFMKESHVSHNYALIVLIFHIIVSVITLVIWAVTIFMAKKQLLLNRHKKAGLLTFLGVVMTSLTGIWVYFLMFVY; encoded by the coding sequence ATGAACTATATGTTTGAAACTGGATTTTTAGGTACACGTGCTCCATTTTTTATGGATTTAGTAACTCTGATAGTTTCACTTTTGCCTCTTCTTGTTGCAAGTGCTATCTATTTAGCGAGAAATAAAAAGTATAAACTTCATGCTTATTCACAAGTGTTTATTTTTGCATTTTCTGTGATAGTTTTAACCTATTTTGAAATAGGAGTAAGAATGGGCGGTGGCTTTGACTTTTTTATGAAAGAAAGTCATGTGTCACACAATTATGCACTTATAGTTTTGATTTTTCATATTATAGTATCTGTTATAACTCTTGTTATTTGGGCTGTAACTATTTTTATGGCAAAAAAACAGCTACTACTAAACAGACATAAAAAAGCTGGACTACTAACCTTCTTGGGAGTTGTAATGACTTCTCTAACAGGGATTTGGGTCTATTTTTTAATGTTTGTCTATTAA
- a CDS encoding DedA family protein — MIKELAQTIVDLIFDWGYLGIFLLMAIESSFIPFPSEIVLIPAGYLASKGDMSISMIMISALGGSLVGAFINYYLALTLGRKILKRYGKYFFIKESALDKMDDFFAKHGHISTFIGRLIPGIRQLISIPAGLAKMNLIVFSTYTALGAGIWALILTMLGYFIGENQELINTYLKQITISVVVVLLFLGSWYAYYQKQKAK, encoded by the coding sequence ATGATAAAAGAGTTAGCACAAACAATAGTAGATTTGATATTTGACTGGGGTTATTTAGGCATTTTTTTATTAATGGCAATAGAAAGTTCATTTATCCCTTTTCCTAGTGAGATAGTTCTTATCCCTGCTGGTTACCTAGCATCTAAAGGTGATATGTCAATATCTATGATAATGATAAGTGCTTTAGGTGGTTCATTAGTTGGAGCTTTTATAAATTATTATCTTGCTCTTACTTTAGGAAGAAAAATACTAAAAAGATATGGAAAATACTTTTTTATAAAAGAAAGTGCCTTAGATAAAATGGATGATTTCTTTGCTAAACATGGACATATTTCTACTTTTATAGGAAGACTTATTCCAGGGATTAGACAGTTGATTTCTATACCTGCTGGGCTTGCAAAAATGAACCTAATTGTATTTTCTACTTATACTGCTTTAGGTGCTGGCATCTGGGCATTAATACTAACAATGTTAGGATATTTTATAGGTGAAAATCAAGAGCTGATAAATACATATTTAAAGCAAATAACCATTAGTGTAGTTGTTGTTTTACTATTTCTTGGCTCATGGTATGCTTACTATCAAAAACAAAAGGCTAAATAA
- a CDS encoding McrB family protein, with the protein MINLNGFGEYLRKIGFVDNSISFYTSHITTGLAILNEIEEFSTLDDIEKIKTFANKDNNYQEIYDNHHDGGVATFSDNRSVAMRYKYYLQYLQVIDTMKDYNNNPDNYPLNNAHIFYKVFDDNLYPVKSICKDNLEILELEDDFRTSGGRVILKKIFNKQGQENLTIVDKNTINNEVLLNKSTINIENIILYGAPGVGKTHNYQRLIAMIEDGRSQKEIFDIISKNEKVEHDSEIFKTIKDEKRVEFVTFHQSYSYEDFIEGFRPNNNGIKLEDGVFKNLVNKALEKSDKNFYIVIDEINRGNISKIFGELITLIEEDKRDIYEVTLPYSKENFSVPSNLYIIATMNSTDKSIATVDIALRRRFTFLKMKPNLELVKNTDAKELMEKLNEFIGCKENLGEDYMLGHSYFMKVQNSEDLEFVKEYKIKPLLEEYFYADDDKLPKVLAMLTKENN; encoded by the coding sequence ATGATTAATTTAAATGGATTTGGAGAGTATTTAAGAAAAATTGGTTTCGTAGATAATTCAATAAGTTTTTATACTTCTCATATTACTACGGGTTTAGCAATATTAAATGAAATTGAAGAATTTTCTACCCTAGATGATATAGAAAAAATAAAAACATTTGCTAATAAAGATAATAACTATCAAGAAATTTATGACAATCATCATGATGGTGGAGTTGCTACATTTTCAGATAATAGAAGTGTAGCAATGAGATATAAATATTATTTACAATATTTGCAAGTTATAGATACAATGAAAGATTACAATAATAACCCCGATAATTATCCATTAAATAATGCTCATATTTTTTATAAAGTGTTTGATGATAATTTATATCCAGTTAAATCAATATGTAAAGATAATTTAGAAATATTGGAATTAGAAGATGACTTTAGAACTAGCGGTGGAAGAGTCATATTAAAAAAGATTTTTAATAAACAAGGTCAAGAAAACTTAACTATTGTTGATAAAAATACAATAAATAATGAAGTATTGCTTAACAAATCAACAATAAATATTGAAAACATAATCCTATATGGTGCTCCAGGAGTTGGAAAAACTCATAACTACCAAAGATTAATAGCTATGATAGAAGATGGAAGAAGTCAAAAAGAGATATTTGATATTATTTCAAAAAATGAAAAAGTAGAACATGATAGTGAAATTTTTAAAACTATAAAAGACGAAAAAAGAGTAGAGTTTGTAACTTTTCATCAAAGTTACTCTTATGAAGATTTTATTGAGGGATTTAGACCCAACAATAATGGCATCAAACTTGAAGATGGAGTATTTAAAAACCTTGTTAATAAGGCTTTAGAAAAAAGCGATAAAAACTTCTACATAGTCATAGACGAAATAAACAGAGGAAATATTTCTAAAATATTTGGAGAGTTAATTACTCTTATAGAAGAAGATAAAAGAGATATATATGAAGTTACTCTGCCATATTCTAAAGAAAATTTTTCAGTTCCTTCAAACCTTTACATAATAGCCACTATGAACTCTACAGATAAATCTATAGCTACAGTTGATATAGCACTTAGACGAAGATTTACATTTTTAAAGATGAAACCAAATTTAGAGTTAGTTAAAAATACAGATGCCAAAGAACTAATGGAAAAACTAAATGAGTTTATAGGATGTAAAGAAAATTTGGGTGAGGATTATATGCTAGGGCATAGTTATTTTATGAAAGTTCAAAATAGTGAAGATTTAGAGTTTGTTAAAGAATACAAAATTAAACCACTTTTAGAAGAGTATTTTTATGCCGATGATGATAAGCTTCCAAAAGTATTAGCTATGCTGACAAAGGAAAATAATTAA
- a CDS encoding McrC family protein gives MLENIIYEYEEIPRDLNKYIQVNESLHQYFRQDWQKVKATQYCGILNHGDKDYYILPKIANHDSKKNLNIFIYMLMYVYDVKLLNEQTASSENEPHEILEVFIQMFIQNLFKEFQKGIYKEYITEQDNLTTLRGKYLINENLKYNFTKNKIYCEYDEFSQNNELNQFFLYAIKTLIKFAKNKKLLKQCELILDEVDAKSFDINKINIHFNRLNSRYKDSFEFAILLLNKFVPTFENGKKSFAFLFDMNVLFEKFIGRIYKEIDATTELQNERNFGSLKLRPDIIIKSKNLIIDCKYKVIKNDKIASREDRYQMYVYANNFENIDATMLLYPKHLDEIDKTIVLGENDNKVELQMKSVDLDFYGGYYEYIEEIRNRLEKII, from the coding sequence ATGCTTGAAAATATCATTTATGAGTATGAAGAGATACCCCGTGATTTAAACAAATATATTCAAGTAAATGAATCTTTGCATCAGTATTTTCGCCAAGACTGGCAAAAAGTAAAAGCGACTCAATATTGTGGTATCTTAAATCATGGTGACAAAGATTATTACATACTCCCTAAAATAGCAAATCATGACAGTAAAAAAAATCTAAATATTTTTATATATATGCTTATGTATGTTTACGATGTAAAACTATTAAATGAACAGACAGCATCTAGTGAAAACGAACCTCATGAAATTTTAGAAGTTTTTATTCAAATGTTTATACAAAATCTTTTTAAAGAGTTTCAAAAGGGCATCTATAAAGAGTATATAACTGAACAAGATAATCTTACAACTTTAAGAGGTAAGTATCTTATAAATGAAAATCTAAAATACAACTTTACTAAAAATAAAATATACTGTGAATATGATGAGTTTAGTCAAAACAATGAACTAAACCAATTCTTTTTATATGCTATAAAAACCTTAATAAAGTTTGCTAAAAATAAGAAGTTATTAAAGCAGTGTGAGTTGATACTTGATGAGGTAGATGCAAAGAGTTTTGATATTAACAAAATAAATATTCATTTTAACAGACTAAACAGTAGATACAAAGACAGTTTTGAGTTTGCTATACTACTTTTAAATAAGTTTGTTCCTACATTTGAAAATGGTAAAAAGAGTTTTGCATTTTTGTTTGATATGAATGTTTTGTTTGAGAAGTTTATAGGTAGAATTTATAAAGAAATAGATGCTACAACAGAGTTGCAAAATGAAAGAAATTTTGGAAGTTTAAAGTTAAGACCTGACATCATTATAAAAAGTAAAAATCTTATAATTGACTGTAAATATAAAGTAATAAAAAATGATAAAATAGCATCTCGTGAAGATAGATATCAGATGTATGTTTATGCTAATAATTTTGAAAATATAGATGCTACTATGCTTCTTTATCCTAAGCATCTGGATGAAATAGATAAGACAATAGTTTTGGGTGAGAATGATAATAAGGTGGAGTTGCAGATGAAGAGTGTTGATTTGGATTTTTATGGTGGGTATTATGAGTATATTGAAGAGATTAGAAACAGATTGGAGAAGATAATATGA
- a CDS encoding DUF86 domain-containing protein gives MSEKSLQAKIDFIVEMIENIEEIVKRHEGIVKTLEDFEGQMAVLMGLSQIGETLKKFDDKVVETYDLKDDKDGAYYTRNYIVHDYEGVDLGFIESILRDYLPTLKNKILKIEL, from the coding sequence ATGTCTGAAAAATCATTACAAGCTAAAATAGATTTTATAGTTGAGATGATAGAAAATATAGAAGAAATAGTTAAAAGACATGAGGGTATTGTAAAAACTTTAGAAGATTTTGAAGGTCAAATGGCAGTTTTAATGGGACTGTCACAGATTGGCGAAACACTAAAAAAGTTTGATGATAAAGTTGTAGAAACTTATGATTTAAAAGATGATAAAGATGGAGCATATTATACAAGAAACTATATTGTTCATGATTATGAAGGTGTAGATTTAGGCTTTATTGAGAGTATATTAAGAGACTATTTACCGACGTTGAAAAACAAGATTTTAAAGATTGAACTATAA